The following are encoded together in the Astyanax mexicanus isolate ESR-SI-001 chromosome 8, AstMex3_surface, whole genome shotgun sequence genome:
- the LOC103025969 gene encoding uncharacterized protein LOC103025969 isoform X19, whose protein sequence is MLISTMDKSAANRSSSEGFLNISQVADLALGSAGGHNTEIIKQIFYCLKEENTLQEFLETLCNKSKTIEPAVRDFMMNQTFGIISAQFSQFSRADWNDWFCIRLVPLLPSLTAEMLKTIVAKVDCGVYQIIVQGLNMAFENMPLSSQKDITLVLVNYLKQSHKLNGSGTPCKSDTNNSNAWLLINFGKFYIHANLVDLQLLNPDLIKNTTQVSYLNISSEALQNADMMKVVFDHLKEGNALKNVQEFLTALSNVSKTIQINPVVRDFMMNQTFGIISAQFSQFSRADWNDWFCIRLVPLLPSLTADMLKTIVAKVDCGVYQIIVQGLNVAFENMPLSSQKDITLVLVNYLKQSHKLNGSGTPCKSDTSNSNAWLLINFGKFYIHVNLDDLQLLNPDLIKNTTQVSYLNISSEALQNADMMKVVFDRLKEGNALKNVQEFLTVLSNVSKTIQINPVVRDFMMNQTFGIISAQFSQFSRADWNDWFCIRLVPLLPSLTAEMLKTIVAKVNCGIYQIIVQGLNMAFENMPLSSQKDITLVLVNYLKQSQKLNGSGTPCKSDTNNSNAWLLINFGKFYIHVNLDDLQLLNPDLIKNTTQVSYLNISSEALQNADMMKVVFDRLKEGNALKNVQEFLTVLSNVSKTIQINPVVRDFMMNQTFGIISAQFSQFSRADWNDWFCIRLVPLLPSLTAEMLKTIVAKVNCGIYQIIVQGLNMAFENMPLSSQKDITLVLVNYLKQSQKLNGSGTPCKSDTNNSNAWLLINFGKFYIHVNLDDLQLLNPDLIKNTTQVSYLNISSEALQNADMMKVVFDRLKEGNALKNVQEFLTALSNVSKTIQINPVVRDFMMNQTFGIISAQFSQFSRADWNDWFCIRLVPLLPSLTADMLKTIVAKVDCGVYQIIVQGLNMAFENMPLSSQKDITLVLVNYLKQSQKLNGSGTPCKSDTNNSNAWLLINFGKFYIHVNLVDLQLLNPDLIKNTTQVSYLNISSEALQNADMMKVVFHRLKEGNALKNVQDFLTALSNVSKTIQINPAVRDFMMNQTFGIISAQFSQFSRADWNDWFCIRLVPLLPSLTAEMLKTIVAKVDCGVYQIIVQGLNMAFENMPLSSQKDITLVLVNYLKQSQKLNGSGTPCKSDTNNSNAWLLINFGKFYIHANLVDLQLLNPDLIKNTTQVSYLNISSEALQNADMMKVVFDRLKEGNALKNVQDFLSALSDVSKTIQINPVVRDFMMNQTFGIISAQFSQFSRADWNDWFCIRLVPLLPSLTGEMLKTIVAKVDCGVYQIIVKGLNMAFENMPLSSQKNITLVLLNYLKNSWKLSGSDSRCGSDTITSTDWLLANFGKYCVHVSLEDLQSINPEFSKLPSLGLFKESQVYYLNISGSGSSQNTDMIKAVFDQIKEGNALTNLQQFLGAFANSSKTVQLQPALTDLMMNQTFGIISSYFSSFSRAEWDDWFCVKLVPLFPSLTSEMLKTILAKVDCSTYQIIVKGLDMAFDKMSLSKQKDITLVLMNYMKQSQKVSGSGLPCRSDTNTSTAWLLVNFGKFSIHASSDDLQSLSPDFSKVPSLGLYNVSQVYYLNMSSEALQNTDAIKVVFDRLKEGDALKNLQAFLAALANSSKTLQSQPLARDFIMNQTFGIISSRFSNFSRADWNDWFCSKLVPLLPSLTGNMLKSTLTKVDCGVYQIIVKGLNMTYENMSGSKQKEITLALVNYLKDMQKINSSGIPCSSTTNTYTDWVLANFGKYSTSVSQEDLQLLNKGFFKMT, encoded by the exons ATGTTAATCTCCACAATGGATAAAAGTGCAGCTAATAGATCTTCATCAGAGGGATTTTTGAATATATCTCAAGTAGCTGATCTAGCCTTGGGTTCTGCAGGAGGACACAACACAGAAATCATCAAGCAAATATTTTATTGTCTGAAGGAAGAAAATACTTTGCAAGAATTCTTGGAAACTCTGTGCAATAAATCAAAG ACTATAGAACCTGCGGTGAGGGACTTCATGATGAATCAGACATTTGGTATAATCAGTGCTCAGTTCTCCCAGTTCTCCAGAGCTGATTGGAATGACTGGTTTTGTATCAGACTGGTTCCTCTCCTCCCCAGTCTGACTGCAGAGATGCTAAAAACTATAGTAGCAAAGGTCGACTGTGGCGTTTACCAAATAAT AGTTCAAGGCTTGAACATGGCATTTGAGAACATGCCTTTGAGTTCTCAGAAGGACATCACGCTTGTTCTGGTGAATTACCTGAAGCAGTCTCATAAACTCAATGGTTCAG GCACACCTTGCAAATCGGACACTAATAATTCCAATGCTTGGCTTTTGATCAACTTCGGCAAATTCTACATCCATGCTAATCTGGTTGATCTACAGCTGCTCAATCCTGATTTGATTAAG AATACGACCCAAGTCTCTTATCTGAACATCAGTTCTGAAGCACTTCAGAACGCAGATATGATGAAAGTGGTTTTTGACCATCTGAAGGAAGGCAATGCTTTGAAGAACGTTCAAGAGTTCCTTACGGCTCTTTCTAACGTCTCAAAG ACGATACAAATAAATCCTGTGGTGAGGGACTTCATGATGAATCAGACATTTGGTATAATCAGTGCTCAGTTCTCCCAGTTCTCCAGAGCTGATTGGAATGACTGGTTTTGTATCAGACTGGTTCCTCTCCTCCCCAGTCTGACTGCAGATATGCTAAAAACCATAGTAGCAAAGGTCGACTGTGGAGTTTACCAAATAAT AGTTCAAGGCTTGAACGTGGCATTTGAGAACATGCCTTTGAGTTCTCAGAAGGACATCACGCTTGTTCTGGTGAATTACCTGAAGCAGTCTCATAAACTCAATGGTTCAG GCACACCTTGTAAATCGGACACTAGTAATTCCAATGCTTGGCTTTTGATCAACTTCGGCAAATTCTACATCCATGTCAATCTGGATGATCTGCAGCTGCTCAATCCTGATTTGATTAAG AATACGACCCAAGTCTCTTATCTGAACATCAGTTCTGAAGCACTTCAGAATGCAGATATGATGAAAGTGGTTTTTGACCGTCTGAAGGAAGGCAATGCTTTGAAGAACGTTCAAGAGTTCCTGACGGTTCTTTCTAACGTCTCAAAG ACGATACAAATAAATCCTGTGGTGAGGGACTTCATGATGAATCAGACATTTGGTATAATCAGTGCTCAGTTCTCCCAGTTCTCCAGAGCTGATTGGAATGACTGGTTTTGTATCAGACTGGTTCCTCTCCTCCCCAGTCTGACTGCAGAGATGCTAAAAACCATAGTAGCAAAGGTCAACTGTGGCATTTACCAAATAAT AGTTCAAGGCTTGAACATGGCATTTGAGAACATGCCTTTGAGTTCTCAGAAGGACATCACCCTTGTTCTGGTGAATTACCTGAAGCAGTCTCAGAAACTCAATGGTTCAG GCACACCTTGCAAATCGGACACTAATAATTCCAATGCTTGGCTTTTGATCAACTTCGGCAAATTCTACATCCATGTCAATCTGGATGATCTGCAGCTGCTCAATCCTGATTTGATTAAG AATACGACCCAAGTCTCTTATCTGAACATCAGTTCTGAAGCACTTCAGAACGCAGATATGATGAAAGTGGTTTTTGACCGTCTGAAGGAAGGCAATGCTTTGAAGAACGTTCAAGAGTTCCTGACGGTTCTTTCTAACGTCTCAAAG ACGATACAAATAAATCCTGTGGTGAGGGACTTCATGATGAATCAGACATTTGGTATAATCAGTGCTCAGTTCTCCCAGTTCTCCAGAGCTGATTGGAATGACTGGTTTTGTATCAGACTGGTTCCTCTCCTCCCCAGTCTGACTGCAGAGATGCTAAAAACCATAGTAGCAAAGGTCAACTGTGGCATTTACCAAATAAT AGTTCAAGGCTTGAACATGGCATTTGAGAACATGCCTTTGAGTTCTCAGAAGGACATCACGCTTGTTCTGGTGAATTACCTGAAGCAGTCTCAGAAACTCAATGGTTCAG GCACACCTTGCAAATCGGACACTAATAATTCCAATGCTTGGCTTTTGATCAACTTCGGCAAATTCTACATCCATGTCAATCTGGATGATCTGCAGCTGCTCAATCCTGATTTGATTAAG AATACGACCCAAGTCTCTTATCTGAACATCAGTTCTGAAGCACTTCAGAACGCAGATATGATGAAAGTGGTTTTTGACCGTCTGAAGGAAGGCAATGCTTTGAAGAACGTTCAAGAGTTCCTGACGGCTCTTTCTAACGTCTCAAAG ACGATACAAATAAATCCTGTGGTGAGGGACTTCATGATGAATCAGACATTTGGTATAATCAGTGCTCAGTTCTCCCAGTTCTCCAGAGCTGATTGGAATGACTGGTTTTGTATCAGACTGGTTCCTCTCCTCCCCAGTCTGACTGCAGATATGCTAAAAACCATAGTAGCAAAGGTCGACTGTGGCGTTTACCAAATAAT AGTTCAAGGCTTGAACATGGCATTTGAGAACATGCCTTTGAGTTCTCAGAAGGACATCACCCTTGTTCTGGTGAATTACCTGAAGCAGTCTCAGAAACTCAATGGTTCAG GCACACCTTGCAAATCGGACACTAATAATTCCAATGCTTGGCTTTTGATCAACTTCGGCAAATTCTACATCCATGTTAATCTGGTTGATCTACAGCTGCTCAATCCTGATTTGATTAAG AATACGACCCAAGTCTCTTATCTGAACATCAGTTCTGAAGCACTTCAGAACGCAGATATGATGAAAGTGGTTTTTCACCGTCTGAAGGAAGGCAATGCTTTGAAGAACGTTCAAGATTTCCTGACGGCTCTTTCTAACGTCTCAAAG ACGATACAAATAAATCCTGCGGTGAGGGACTTCATGATGAATCAGACATTTGGTATAATCAGTGCTCAGTTCTCCCAGTTCTCCAGAGCTGATTGGAATGACTGGTTTTGTATCAGACTGGTTCCTCTCCTCCCCAGTCTGACTGCAGAGATGCTAAAAACCATAGTAGCAAAGGTCGACTGTGGCGTTTACCAAATAAT AGTTCAAGGCTTGAACATGGCATTTGAGAACATGCCTTTGAGTTCTCAGAAGGACATCACCCTTGTTCTGGTGAATTACCTGAAGCAGTCTCAGAAACTCAATGGTTCAG GCACACCTTGCAAATCAGACACTAATAATTCCAATGCTTGGCTTTTGATCAACTTTGGCAAATTCTACATCCATGCTAATCTGGTTGATCTACAGCTGCTCAATCCTGATTTGATTAAG AATACGACCCAAGTCTCTTATCTGAACATCAGTTCTGAAGCACTTCAGAACGCAGATATGATGAAAGTGGTTTTTGATCGTCTGAAGGAAGGCAATGCTTTGAAGAATGTTCAAGATTTCCTGTCGGCTCTTTCTGACGTCTCAAAG ACGATACAAATAAATCCTGTGGTGAGGGACTTCATGATGAATCAGACATTTGGTATAATCAGTGCTCAGTTCTCCCAGTTCTCCAGAGCTGATTGGAATGACTGGTTTTGTATCAGACTGGTTCCTCTACTCCCCAGTCTGACTGGAGAGATGTTAAAAACCATAGTAGCGAAGGTCGACTGTGGAGTTTACCAAATAAT TGTTAAAGGCTTGAACATGGCATTTGAGAACATGCCTTTGAGTTCTCAGAAGAACATCACACTTGTTTTGTTGAATTACCTGAAGAATTCCTGGAAACTCAGTGGTTCAG ACTCACGTTGTGGATCTGACACCATTACCTCCACGGATTGGCTTTTGGCAAACTTTGGCAAATACTGTGTCCATGTAAGTTTGGAAGATCTACAGTCAATCAATCCTGAGTTTTCTAAG CTTCCATCGCTGGGACTGTTCAAGGAGTCTCAGGTCTACTACCTGAACATAAGTGGATCTGGATCCAGTCAGAACACAGATATGATCAAAGCTGTTTTTGACCAGATAAAGGAAGGCAATGCTTTGACAAATCTTCAGCAGTTTTTGGGGGCTTTTGCAAATAGCTCAAAG ACAGTACAACTGCAACCTGCGCTGACTGACTTAATGATGAATCAGACGTTTGGCATAATCAGCAGTTATTTCTCAAGCTTTTCCAGAGCTGAGTGGGATGACTGGTTTTGTGTTAAACTGGTTCCTCTTTTCCCCAGTTTGACTTCAGAAATGCTAAAAACAATATTAGCAAAGGTCGACTGCAGCACTTACCAAATAAT TGTTAAAGGGCTGGACATGGCTTTTGACAAAATGTCTCTGAGTAAACAGAAGGACATCACACTAGTTTTGATGAATTACATGAAACAGTCTCAGAAAGTCAGTGGATCAg gctTACCCTGTAGATCCGATACCAATACTTCCACTGCCTGGCTTTTGGTAAACTTTGGCAAATTCTCTATCCATGCAAGTTCGGACGATCTGCAGTCACTCAGTCCTGATTTTTCTAAG GTTCCATCACTGGGATTATATAATGTGTCTCAAGTCTATTATCTGAACATGAGTTCTGAAGCACTTCAAAACACAGATGCGATAAAAGTGGTTTTTGACCGTTTGAAGGAAGGTGATGCTTTGAAGAATCTTCAAGCGTTTTTGGCGGCTCTTGCTAACAGCTCAAAG ACTTTACAATCACAACCCTTGGCGAGGGACTTCATAATGAATCAGACATTTGGCATAATCAGCAGTCGATTCTCCAACTTCTCAAGAGCTGATTGGAATGACTGGTTTTGTAGTAAACTGGTTCCTCTCCTCCCCAGTCTGACTGGAAATATGTTAAAATCTACATTAACAAAGGTCGACTGTGGCGTTTACCAAATAAT TGTTAAAGGACTGAACATGACATATGAGAACATGAGTGGGAGTAAACAGAAGGAAATCACACTTGCTTTGGTGAATTACCTGAAGGACATGCAGAAAATCAATAGTTCAG GTATACCTTGCAGCTCCACCACTAACACTTACACTGACTGGGTTTTAGCCAACTTTGGCAAATACTCCACCAGTGTGAGTCAGGAAGATCTGCAGTTGCTTAATAAAGGTTTCTTTAAG atGACATAA
- the LOC103025969 gene encoding uncharacterized protein LOC103025969 isoform X36 produces MLISTMDKSAANRSSSEGFLNISQVADLALGSAGGHNTEIIKQIFYCLKEENTLQEFLETLCNKSKTIEPAVRDFMMNQTFGIISAQFSQFSRADWNDWFCIRLVPLLPSLTAEMLKTIVAKVDCGVYQIIVQGLNMAFENMPLSSQKDITLVLVNYLKQSQKLNGSGTPCKSDTNNSNAWLLINFGKFYIHANLVDLQLLNPDLIKNTTQVSYLNISSEALQNADMMKVVFDRLKEGNALKNVQEFLMVLSNVSKTIQINPVVRDFMMNQTFGIISAQFSQFSRADWNDWFCIRLVPLLPSLTAEMLKTIVAKVDCGVYQIIVQGLNMAFENMPLSSQKDITLVLVNYLKQSHKLNGSGTPCKSDTNNSNAWLLINFGKFYIHANLVDLQLLNPDLIKNTTQVSYLNISSEALQNADMMKVVFDHLKEGNALKNVQEFLTALSNVSKTIQINPVVRDFMMNQTFGIISAQFSQFSRADWNDWFCIRLVPLLPSLTADMLKTIVAKVDCGVYQIIVQGLNVAFENMPLSSQKDITLVLVNYLKQSHKLNGSGTPCKSDTSNSNAWLLINFGKFYIHVNLDDLQLLNPDLIKNTTQVSYLNISSEALQNADMMKVVFDRLKEGNALKNVQEFLTVLSNVSKTIQINPVVRDFMMNQTFGIISAQFSQFSRADWNDWFCIRLVPLLPSLTAEMLKTIVAKVNCGIYQIIVQGLNMAFENMPLSSQKDITLVLVNYLKQSQKLNGSGTPCKSDTNNSNAWLLINFGKFYIHVNLDDLQLLNPDLIKNTTQVSYLNISSEALQNADMMKVVFDRLKEGNALKNVQEFLTVLSNVSKTIQINPVVRDFMMNQTFGIISAQFSQFSRADWNDWFCIRLVPLLPSLTAEMLKTIVAKVNCGIYQIIVQGLNMAFENMPLSSQKDITLVLVNYLKQSQKLNGSGTPCKSDTNNSNAWLLINFGKFYIHVNLDDLQLLNPDLIKNTTQVSYLNISSEALQNADMMKVVFDRLKEGNALKNVQEFLTALSNVSKTIQINPVVRDFMMNQTFGIISAQFSQFSRADWNDWFCIRLVPLLPSLTGEMLKTIVAKVDCGVYQIIVKGLNMAFENMPLSSQKNITLVLLNYLKNSWKLSGSDSRCGSDTITSTDWLLANFGKYCVHVSLEDLQSINPEFSKLPSLGLFKESQVYYLNISGSGSSQNTDMIKAVFDQIKEGNALTNLQQFLGAFANSSKTVQLQPALTDLMMNQTFGIISSYFSSFSRAEWDDWFCVKLVPLFPSLTSEMLKTILAKVDCSTYQIIVKGLDMAFDKMSLSKQKDITLVLMNYMKQSQKVSGSGLPCRSDTNTSTAWLLVNFGKFSIHASSDDLQSLSPDFSKVPSLGLYNVSQVYYLNMSSEALQNTDAIKVVFDRLKEGDALKNLQAFLAALANSSKTLQSQPLARDFIMNQTFGIISSRFSNFSRADWNDWFCSKLVPLLPSLTGNMLKSTLTKVDCGVYQIIVKGLNMTYENMSGSKQKEITLALVNYLKDMQKINSSGIPCSSTTNTYTDWVLANFGKYSTSVSQEDLQLLNKGFFKMT; encoded by the exons ATGTTAATCTCCACAATGGATAAAAGTGCAGCTAATAGATCTTCATCAGAGGGATTTTTGAATATATCTCAAGTAGCTGATCTAGCCTTGGGTTCTGCAGGAGGACACAACACAGAAATCATCAAGCAAATATTTTATTGTCTGAAGGAAGAAAATACTTTGCAAGAATTCTTGGAAACTCTGTGCAATAAATCAAAG ACTATAGAACCTGCGGTGAGGGACTTCATGATGAATCAGACATTTGGTATAATCAGTGCTCAGTTCTCCCAGTTCTCCAGAGCTGATTGGAATGACTGGTTTTGTATCAGACTGGTTCCTCTCCTCCCCAGTCTGACTGCAGAGATGCTAAAAACTATAGTAGCAAAGGTCGACTGTGGCGTTTACCAAATAAT AGTTCAAGGCTTGAACATGGCATTTGAGAACATGCCTTTGAGTTCTCAGAAGGACATCACGCTTGTTCTGGTGAATTACCTGAAGCAGTCTCAGAAACTCAATGGTTCAG GCACACCTTGCAAATCGGACACTAATAATTCCAATGCTTGGCTTTTGATCAACTTCGGCAAATTCTACATCCATGCTAATCTGGTTGATCTGCAGCTGCTCAATCCTGATTTGATTAAG AATACGACCCAAGTCTCTTATCTGAACATCAGTTCTGAAGCACTTCAGAATGCAGATATGATGAAAGTGGTTTTTGATCGTCTGAAGGAAGGCAATGCTTTGAAGAACGTTCAAGAGTTCCTGATGGTTCTTTCTAACGTCTCAAAG ACGATACAAATAAATCCTGTGGTGAGGGACTTCATGATGAATCAGACATTTGGTATAATCAGTGCTCAGTTCTCCCAGTTCTCCAGAGCTGATTGGAATGACTGGTTTTGTATCAGACTGGTTCCTCTCCTCCCCAGTCTGACTGCAGAGATGCTAAAAACCATAGTAGCAAAGGTCGACTGTGGCGTTTACCAAATAAT AGTTCAAGGCTTGAACATGGCATTTGAGAACATGCCTTTGAGTTCTCAGAAGGACATCACGCTTGTTCTGGTGAATTACCTGAAGCAGTCTCATAAACTCAATGGTTCAG GCACACCTTGCAAATCGGACACTAATAATTCCAATGCTTGGCTTTTGATCAACTTCGGCAAATTCTACATCCATGCTAATCTGGTTGATCTACAGCTGCTCAATCCTGATTTGATTAAG AATACGACCCAAGTCTCTTATCTGAACATCAGTTCTGAAGCACTTCAGAACGCAGATATGATGAAAGTGGTTTTTGACCATCTGAAGGAAGGCAATGCTTTGAAGAACGTTCAAGAGTTCCTTACGGCTCTTTCTAACGTCTCAAAG ACGATACAAATAAATCCTGTGGTGAGGGACTTCATGATGAATCAGACATTTGGTATAATCAGTGCTCAGTTCTCCCAGTTCTCCAGAGCTGATTGGAATGACTGGTTTTGTATCAGACTGGTTCCTCTCCTCCCCAGTCTGACTGCAGATATGCTAAAAACCATAGTAGCAAAGGTCGACTGTGGAGTTTACCAAATAAT AGTTCAAGGCTTGAACGTGGCATTTGAGAACATGCCTTTGAGTTCTCAGAAGGACATCACGCTTGTTCTGGTGAATTACCTGAAGCAGTCTCATAAACTCAATGGTTCAG GCACACCTTGTAAATCGGACACTAGTAATTCCAATGCTTGGCTTTTGATCAACTTCGGCAAATTCTACATCCATGTCAATCTGGATGATCTGCAGCTGCTCAATCCTGATTTGATTAAG AATACGACCCAAGTCTCTTATCTGAACATCAGTTCTGAAGCACTTCAGAATGCAGATATGATGAAAGTGGTTTTTGACCGTCTGAAGGAAGGCAATGCTTTGAAGAACGTTCAAGAGTTCCTGACGGTTCTTTCTAACGTCTCAAAG ACGATACAAATAAATCCTGTGGTGAGGGACTTCATGATGAATCAGACATTTGGTATAATCAGTGCTCAGTTCTCCCAGTTCTCCAGAGCTGATTGGAATGACTGGTTTTGTATCAGACTGGTTCCTCTCCTCCCCAGTCTGACTGCAGAGATGCTAAAAACCATAGTAGCAAAGGTCAACTGTGGCATTTACCAAATAAT AGTTCAAGGCTTGAACATGGCATTTGAGAACATGCCTTTGAGTTCTCAGAAGGACATCACCCTTGTTCTGGTGAATTACCTGAAGCAGTCTCAGAAACTCAATGGTTCAG GCACACCTTGCAAATCGGACACTAATAATTCCAATGCTTGGCTTTTGATCAACTTCGGCAAATTCTACATCCATGTCAATCTGGATGATCTGCAGCTGCTCAATCCTGATTTGATTAAG AATACGACCCAAGTCTCTTATCTGAACATCAGTTCTGAAGCACTTCAGAACGCAGATATGATGAAAGTGGTTTTTGACCGTCTGAAGGAAGGCAATGCTTTGAAGAACGTTCAAGAGTTCCTGACGGTTCTTTCTAACGTCTCAAAG ACGATACAAATAAATCCTGTGGTGAGGGACTTCATGATGAATCAGACATTTGGTATAATCAGTGCTCAGTTCTCCCAGTTCTCCAGAGCTGATTGGAATGACTGGTTTTGTATCAGACTGGTTCCTCTCCTCCCCAGTCTGACTGCAGAGATGCTAAAAACCATAGTAGCAAAGGTCAACTGTGGCATTTACCAAATAAT AGTTCAAGGCTTGAACATGGCATTTGAGAACATGCCTTTGAGTTCTCAGAAGGACATCACGCTTGTTCTGGTGAATTACCTGAAGCAGTCTCAGAAACTCAATGGTTCAG GCACACCTTGCAAATCGGACACTAATAATTCCAATGCTTGGCTTTTGATCAACTTCGGCAAATTCTACATCCATGTCAATCTGGATGATCTGCAGCTGCTCAATCCTGATTTGATTAAG AATACGACCCAAGTCTCTTATCTGAACATCAGTTCTGAAGCACTTCAGAACGCAGATATGATGAAAGTGGTTTTTGACCGTCTGAAGGAAGGCAATGCTTTGAAGAACGTTCAAGAGTTCCTGACGGCTCTTTCTAACGTCTCAAAG ACGATACAAATAAATCCTGTGGTGAGGGACTTCATGATGAATCAGACATTTGGTATAATCAGTGCTCAGTTCTCCCAGTTCTCCAGAGCTGATTGGAATGACTGGTTTTGTATCAGACTGGTTCCTCTACTCCCCAGTCTGACTGGAGAGATGTTAAAAACCATAGTAGCGAAGGTCGACTGTGGAGTTTACCAAATAAT TGTTAAAGGCTTGAACATGGCATTTGAGAACATGCCTTTGAGTTCTCAGAAGAACATCACACTTGTTTTGTTGAATTACCTGAAGAATTCCTGGAAACTCAGTGGTTCAG ACTCACGTTGTGGATCTGACACCATTACCTCCACGGATTGGCTTTTGGCAAACTTTGGCAAATACTGTGTCCATGTAAGTTTGGAAGATCTACAGTCAATCAATCCTGAGTTTTCTAAG CTTCCATCGCTGGGACTGTTCAAGGAGTCTCAGGTCTACTACCTGAACATAAGTGGATCTGGATCCAGTCAGAACACAGATATGATCAAAGCTGTTTTTGACCAGATAAAGGAAGGCAATGCTTTGACAAATCTTCAGCAGTTTTTGGGGGCTTTTGCAAATAGCTCAAAG ACAGTACAACTGCAACCTGCGCTGACTGACTTAATGATGAATCAGACGTTTGGCATAATCAGCAGTTATTTCTCAAGCTTTTCCAGAGCTGAGTGGGATGACTGGTTTTGTGTTAAACTGGTTCCTCTTTTCCCCAGTTTGACTTCAGAAATGCTAAAAACAATATTAGCAAAGGTCGACTGCAGCACTTACCAAATAAT TGTTAAAGGGCTGGACATGGCTTTTGACAAAATGTCTCTGAGTAAACAGAAGGACATCACACTAGTTTTGATGAATTACATGAAACAGTCTCAGAAAGTCAGTGGATCAg gctTACCCTGTAGATCCGATACCAATACTTCCACTGCCTGGCTTTTGGTAAACTTTGGCAAATTCTCTATCCATGCAAGTTCGGACGATCTGCAGTCACTCAGTCCTGATTTTTCTAAG GTTCCATCACTGGGATTATATAATGTGTCTCAAGTCTATTATCTGAACATGAGTTCTGAAGCACTTCAAAACACAGATGCGATAAAAGTGGTTTTTGACCGTTTGAAGGAAGGTGATGCTTTGAAGAATCTTCAAGCGTTTTTGGCGGCTCTTGCTAACAGCTCAAAG ACTTTACAATCACAACCCTTGGCGAGGGACTTCATAATGAATCAGACATTTGGCATAATCAGCAGTCGATTCTCCAACTTCTCAAGAGCTGATTGGAATGACTGGTTTTGTAGTAAACTGGTTCCTCTCCTCCCCAGTCTGACTGGAAATATGTTAAAATCTACATTAACAAAGGTCGACTGTGGCGTTTACCAAATAAT TGTTAAAGGACTGAACATGACATATGAGAACATGAGTGGGAGTAAACAGAAGGAAATCACACTTGCTTTGGTGAATTACCTGAAGGACATGCAGAAAATCAATAGTTCAG GTATACCTTGCAGCTCCACCACTAACACTTACACTGACTGGGTTTTAGCCAACTTTGGCAAATACTCCACCAGTGTGAGTCAGGAAGATCTGCAGTTGCTTAATAAAGGTTTCTTTAAG atGACATAA